The proteins below come from a single Miscanthus floridulus cultivar M001 chromosome 1, ASM1932011v1, whole genome shotgun sequence genomic window:
- the LOC136460231 gene encoding LOW QUALITY PROTEIN: zinc finger CCCH domain-containing protein 62-like (The sequence of the model RefSeq protein was modified relative to this genomic sequence to represent the inferred CDS: deleted 1 base in 1 codon), producing MADAPTPAGGDPRPGHLSRSQEDRRKEEEGSDESEEEEVESDDGEESDVDSLAGLCDLDAGSDEDPTFDPGADGDLEVEAVLRARMSRMSISASARKGRKGSAVPKMGKEETDLLAMVDKLMQDGQLEKLKVYECKAYLRMHKLRLTGKKEVLLNRIREHIEVKNDGEVKYPVSSFVLNCKGDACKGDVVMFEQNIYKREKGAPREVKGRLCGQRTNAGRIIKESYGTAKQQHTFTIEILWSKGYKPWPPLHPLLIKGRNLYKDRTMRQPWPDEEERNRVIQEKHERGFLARKSRAARIHEKETERLARLNRMKDNKIKKQWNMNQKQPQEPQQKVESTNNVKQRVNGRKGPSFQNGEPGNTRQQHVSSKATSTHHTELLPQKGSARTFKPELIDYQVSSIQYGGMQQKLLSNPTHTQQLFKNSSPHQSFQQRDDALTQEGAIRTSRKAFIDHHVPSQHNKGSGNTSHHQISSKPTPIFKPQQVPKHQGENEEDGLRKTCREQLFDHQNNTCHATEYDNSPFQPQGKFAQHASVHQHGSNYHQNAHGGRQAHQPYRPKNQDQNSTYCDTEYIDPSFQHRGEFNQHANAYQRHSNSHKNAQAHHQVHEPFRPRNQDFNSSDQFFGQDYHQGYHDYSGMTRGQYHPQQSRHQNYYGRRPMTQGQGTQQNHHQNYNGRRKMTQNQYNSRQNQPNQQFPEQRLQPRPCHYYYQQGWCRYGEGCWYSHDV from the exons atggccgacgccccCACCCCAGCCGGCGGTGATCCCCGCCCTGGACATCTCTCCCGGTCGCAGGAAGATCGGCGTAAGGAGGAGGAAGGATCGGATGAAtcggaggaagaggaggtggagaGCGACGATGGTGAGGAGTCGGATGTCGACAGCCTCGCGGGCCTCTGCGACCTCGACGCGGGCTCCGACGAGGACCCCACCTTCGACCCGGGCGCCGACGGGGACCTGGAGGTGGAGGCTGTGCTGCGGGCCAGGATGAGCAGGATGTCCATCTCGGCCTCGGCGCGCAAGGGCAG GAAAGGGTCAGCGGTGCCGAAGATGGGAAAGGAGGAGACTGACCTTCTGGCCATGGTGGACAAGCTCATGCAGG ATGGTCAGCTGGAAAAATTGAAGGTTTATGAATGTAAAGCATATTTGCGGATGCACAAATTAAGGTTGACAGGCAAGAAGGAGGTGCTCCTAAATCGAATAAGAGAGCATATAGA GGTGAAAAATGATGGAGAGGTGAAGTATCCAGTGTCAAGCTTTGTTCTGAACTGTAAAG GTGATGCATGCAAAGGAGATGTTGTGATGTTTGAGCAGAACATTTACAAAAG GGAAAAGGGAGCTCCTCGTGAAGTTAAGGGTCGCTTATGTGGACAAAGGACCAATGCC GGTAGAATAATAAAGGAAAGCTATGGCACAGCAAAGCAACAGCATACGTTCACT ATTGAGATTTTATGGAGTAAAGGATACAAACCGTGGCCTCCCCTTCATCCGCTCCTCATCAAGGGAAGAAATCTTTACAAGGATAGGACTATGAGACAG CCATGGCCTGATGAAGAAGAAAGAAATAGGGTCATCCAAGAAAAACATGAAAGAGGGTTCTTGGCACGCAAGTCAAGAGCAGCCAGGATTCATGAAAAAGAGACTGAAAGGTTGGCAAGATTAAATAG GATGAAGGACAATAAGATAAAAAAACAGTGGAACATGAACCAAAAACAGCCACAAGAGCCACAACAAAAGGTTGAGTCCACGAATAATGTTAAGCAAAG GGTTAATGGGAGGAAAGGCCCTTCCTTCCAAAATGGTGAACCTGGGAATACAAGGCAGCAACATGTATCTTCAAAGGCTACTTCTACACATCACACTGAATTGCTCCCACAGAAGGGTTCGGCAAGAACTTTCAAGCCAGAGCTCATCGATTATCAGGTCTCTTCCATTCAATATGGAGGAATGCAGCAAAAACTACTTTCAAATCCCACTCATACTCAGCAATTGTTCAAGAACTCAAGTCCTCACCAAAGTTTTCAACAACGAGATGATGCCCTGACACAGGAGGGTGCAATTAGAACTTCCAGGAAAGCATTCATAGATCATCATGTCCCTTCCCAACACAATAAAGGATCAGGGAACACAAGCCATCACCAAATATCTTCAAAGCCCACTCCAATTTTCAAGCCACAACAGGTCCCCAAACATCAAGGCGAGAATGAAGAGGATGGTTTGAGAAAAACTTGCAGAGAACAATTGTTTGATCATCAGAATAACACTTGCCATGCCACAGAATATGATAACTCTCCATTCCAACCTCAAGGTAAGTTTGCTCAGCATGCAAGTGTACACCAGCATGGCTCCAATTATCACCAGAATGCCCATGGTGGTCGTCAGGCACATCAACCCTACAGACCAAAAAATCAGGATCAGAATAGTACTTACTGTGACACAGAATATATTGACCCCTCGTTCCAGCACAGAGGAGAGTTTAATCAGCATGCAAATGCATACCAGCGTCACTCCAATTCTCATAAAAATGCCCAAGCTCATCACCAAGTGCATGAACCCTTCAGACCAAGAAATCAGGATTTCAATTCAAGCGACCAATTTTTTGGCCAGGATTACCACCAAGGTTACCATGATTACAGTGGAATGACTCGTGGCCAGTATCATCCTCAACAGAGTCGGCATCAAAATTATTACGGCCGCAGGCCCATGACTCAAGGCCAAGGGACCCAACAGAACCATCATCAGAACTACAATGGTCGCAGGAAAATGACCCAAAACCAGTATAATTCTAGACAGAACCAACCTAATCAGCAGTTTCCAGAACAGCGACTGCAACCACGGCCTTGCCACTACTACTATCAACAGGGATGGTGTCGCTATGGGGAAGGCTGCTGGTATTCCCATGACGTCTGA